In Tachysurus fulvidraco isolate hzauxx_2018 chromosome 1, HZAU_PFXX_2.0, whole genome shotgun sequence, a single window of DNA contains:
- the irx5a gene encoding iroquois-class homeodomain protein IRX-5a has product MAYPQGYLYQPSASLALYSCPAYSTSVISGPRTEELGRSSSGSAFAPYAGSTAFSSASAAYSSHLPYGADAAAAAATFTSYVSSPYDHTSGMPGSIGYHPYAAPLGSYPYGDPAYRKNATRDATATLKAWLNEHRKNPYPTKGEKIMLAIITKMTLTQVSTWFANARRRLKKENKMTWTPRNRSEDEEEDENIDLEKNDDDEPNKPIDKGDSTDTETDSKILHVGEATCDRFQDDHHGKDSDPLLSDSDLKETDERADALVNPSKATTSSPSLVQRAHELNVHDRPPEVAHGASVVNHSNATSVIHSPPSAPKPKLWSLAEIATSSDRCRGGGGGDAGGTAQSALPAASAASPSRTSTQCALPSGAVLSRPLYYTSPFYAGYTNYGSFGHLHGSHGSVTSSAATHFNGISPSVLNRAEALARESKARSQAQVDLCKDSPYELKKGMSNI; this is encoded by the exons ATGGCGTACCCTCAGGGCTACTTGTATCAACCGTCCGCCTCTTTGGCGCTCTACTCGTGCCCAGCGTACAGCACGAGTGTAATCTCGGGCCCGCGCACAGAAGAGCTCGGTAGATCGTCTTCAGGCTCGGCATTTGCACCCTACGCCGGATCCACGGCGTTCAGCAGCGCCTCAGCTGCCTACAGCTCGCATCTGCCATACGGAGCGGACGCCGCAGCCGCCGCGGCCACTTTCACCTCTTACGTG AGTTCCCCCTATGATCACACGTCAGGCATGCCTGGATCTATCGGTTATCACCCGTACGCAGCACCACTGGGTTCATACCCGTACGGTGACCCTGCGTACCGTAAGAATGCGACCCGGGACGCCACCGCGACTCTGAAGGCCTGGCTCAACGAGCACCGCAAGAACCCGTATCCCACCAAGGGCGAAAAGATCATGCTGGCCATCATTACCAAGATGACCCTTACCCAGGTGTCCACCTGGTTCGCCAACGCCCGGAGGAGACTGAAGAAGGAGAACAAGATGACCTGGACGCCGCGCAACAGGAgcgaggacgaggaggaggacgagAACATCGACCTGGAGAAAAATGACGACGACGAGCCTAACAAGCCTATTGACAAGGGAGACTCGACAGACACGGAGACAG ATTCCAAAATCTTGCACGTGGGCGAGGCGACGTGCGACAGATTTCAAGATGACCACCACGGCAAAGACTCGGACCCTTTGCTCAGCGACTCGGACTTGAAGGAGACTGACGAGCGCGCGGACGCACTCGTGAACCCTTCAAAAGCCACCACGTCGTCGCCGTCGCTTGTGCAGCGGGCCCACGAGCTTAACGTGCACGACAGGCCGCCGGAAGTTGCACACGGTGCCTCCGTAGTCAATCACAGCAACGCTACGTCCGTTATCCATTCTCCTCCGTCTGCGCCCAAACCTAAACTGTGGTCTCTGGCGGAAATAGCCACGTCCTCAGACAGgtgcagaggaggaggaggcggcGACGCAGGGGGCACAGCCCAGAGCGCTCTACCGGCAGCCAGCGCCGCGTCTCCGAGCCGGACCTCGACGCAGTGCGCGCTCCCGAGTGGCGCCGTGCTCTCCCGGCCTCTCTACTACACGTCGCCGTTTTACGCGGGCTACACGAACTACGGCTCTTTTGGCCACCTGCACGGCAGCCACGGCTCCGTCACGAGCTCGGCAGCGACGCACTTCAACGGAATAAGTCCGAGCGTTTTAAACCGAGCCGAAGCTCTTGCCCGAGAAAGCAAAGCAAGGAGCCAAGCGCAGGTAGACCTGTGTAAAGACTCTCCCTATGAACTCAAGAAAGGTATGTCCAACATTTAA